The Elusimicrobiota bacterium sequence CAAAGAAATATATTTCATGGTTCCCTGCGGATGCGCGACGTCGTCCAAGATGATTCGTCGGATCGATCCGACTATTCTATTTCCCGAATGGAGCTGACCAGCGATATGGATCGTTTGGCAGGGTCGTCGTGGAGTCTGCGGATGGATGGCAATGTGTCTTATCGTTCGGGCGTCGCCTTCGAAAATTCGGCCGATTATCGGGAAGCCCGCTACGATGTTTTCCGCTTGTTGTTGGAGGGGCCCGTGGGAGGGAGAGGATTCGCCCGAATGGGCCGGTTTGCCCCCGCGGAACTTCCGGCCTTTGGATTTATAGATGGGGTTCAGGGAGAGGCGCGGCTAAATCCGGGGTTTCGATTGGGGGCCGTGGGGGGATTTCGCCCGGAAGGGACCGAACAGCGCCCGTCTTCCGATTGGCCCTCCGCCGGGCTGTATGCGAGCCTCAAAACAGGCGGATCATCGGGGTTTCGGACCTGGGGAACCGTGGGCGTCCTGGCGGACTATTTTAAGGGGGATTTGGATCGGTTAGCCCTTTTATGGGAAGAGCGTGTGGATTTCAGAGCGCCTGTCTCTTTCCTTATTTCAGCCGAGGGGGACAAACGGGTGGACAATTCTCCTGACCAACCATCGGCCCAGTTGTCGCGGTTGAACGTGAGCGCCTCTTGGTATCCTTGGAAATCCTGTTCGCTTCGAGGGGGGGTCGACAGCGGCCAAAGCGATATTGTTCGTCCAAGCCAGTCGGTCGAAAATAATGGGTGGACGGTGTCCGGAGCGGATTATTTCCGAAGTTGGGTCGCTCTCGGCCAATCCCTGGGATGGGGATGGCGCGCCGAGGGGGATGTTTCGTTTTACCACGCGTCTTCCGACGACATGCCCCCTCTGTGGCGGGGGGGACTTACAAAGACACGGCTCCCATTTTTTCCATCCGGTTATCTGACAGGAACCATTTACAATATTTCCGGAAGGGCTTTGGAGGGATTGGGCGCCCAGGCGTCCATGGGGTTACCGATGTTCCGTCAACGTTTATACCTGGGGCCCACCTGCCGAGCGAGGAACGCCGTGCGGCCCGACGATCCCAAAAAATGGGAATGGGTTGATTACGGCGCGCGAGCCGATTGGCGGGTGTCCCCTTTCAATATCTTTGCCGGGTTTGTCCGCACCAACACCGAGACCACTTCTTCCGTTTTGATGGACCTCGGCGTCGATTACCGCTGGTAAGACGTTTTCCCCTAATTATTCTATCCTAGACGTACGATCCCCTCCTGCCCGTCACGTTTCGACGGAAGAGACGCAAATTCATTGGAGCGGCCTTGTCCATGCTAAAAGCCTTATGGGTCAAGGGGGAACGGGCCTATTCACTTGGGGATTGTCCTTGCGAATTTTAACCGCATTCGCCACGGCCATTTCTTGTTTTGGTTGGGCCATTCTGCCACGGGTCATGGTGTGGCGTTACGCAGGGGGTATTCTTCCGTGAACAAAACGCGCCTTGAAGCCTTTACCGACGGAGTGATGGCAATCATTATCACCATCATGGTGTTGGAAATAAAAGTGCCCCACGGCCCTTCCTTTTCAGAGTTGGGACCGTTAATTCCAAAATTCATTAGCTACGTCTTGAGTTTTATTTATGTGGGAATTTATTGGAACAATCACCATCACACCCTACAAGCCACAAAATCCGTCAACGGGCTGATCCTTTGGGCGAATTTACATTTGCTTTTCTGGTTGTCCTTGTTGCCCTTCACCAGCGGGTGGATCGGAGAAAATCATTTCGCCAAACCTCCGATGTTGATTTATGGGGCCAACTTGTTCATGGCCGCCATTGCGTATTATCTTTTTGCCCGAGCGCTGGTTTATCACCACGGCCCCGGCTCGCCTTTGTCCAACGCTTTTGGCAAGGACATTAAAGGCAAACTTTCATTGGGGCTCTACCTGCTGGGAATCGGGCTCACCTTGTTGAACTCTTGGCTTGGCTTTGGCATTTACACGATGGTGGCCCTGATCTGGTTGGTGCCGGACAAGCGCATGGCGCAGGCCGTGCAGGACGCTCATCCAAAAACCCATTAATCGGAGGTCCATCGTTGGAATACGTTTTTAAAAACACAACGGATCATAGTGAATCGGACCGATTGCGGACCATTGAGGCTATTTTTGACCCTTCAACGCGGCGCCGAATTTTATCGGGCGGGCTGAAACAGGGGGACTGTTGTTTGGAGGTGGGCGCGGGGGCGGGGTCGGTGATGCGGTGGTTGGCGGAACAGGTGGGGCCCTCGGGGCATGTGACGGCGGTGGATATTAATACTCGATTTTTGGACAAGCCGCCCGTCAACGTGGCGATCATGGAAGGGGATGTACGTTCGGTGGCTTTTGAGCCTGGGTCTTTTGATCTTATTCATGCTCGCTATGTGTTGGTTCACATTCCCGAATATAAAGGGGTGTTGGATTCCCTTTGGAAAGCCTTAAAACCAGGGGGGGCGCTGGTGATTGAAGAACCGGATTTTTCGGTCTATAGGGGATTCAGCGGTGCGGACGTTCAATCGTTCCATAACGTTCACCAGGCGATTCTGCACATGTACACGGCCAAAGGGGTGGACCCGGCGCTGGGGGCCCAATTGCCCACGCTGTTTCAAAGCCTAGGGGCAAAAAATCTGCTGATCGAAAACGACGCCCCCATTTCCCGCGGCGGTTCCGCCATCGCCGAGATGATGAACTTGTCGGCAATTCAATTAAAGGATAAATATTTGGCCACGGGAAAAGTGACTCCGCTGGATCTGGAAGCCTATGGCCGGTTTACGCAAAGTCCCGAATCCCGGGCAATTTACTACGCCACGATCGGGGCGATCGGGCATAAATGAGAATTCGGCGTTCTTTGGTTTTCGCGCTGTTAGCGGCGGGGGTTTCGGCGGCGGAACTTGAGGTTCGCATTGATAATCCGCCCGCCGATGGGGCGGTGGTCCTTTGGTTGTTTGACTCGCCCAACACCTTTGTGGACCTTCGGGATCCGGTGCGAATTGTTATCTTGCCGGATCGGGGACGCACGCCCGCCAAAATTAAAGATTTGCCCGCCGGGGAATATGCGGTGGTGGTTTTTCATGACGCCAACAACAACGGGCTCATGGACAAAAACTTTATCGGGATTCCCCGCGAATGGCTGGGATTCTCCAACCGCTATTGGCCCGAGGGACCGCCCACGTTTGCTCGAGCGGCGTTTGTGCTGGACGCCAACGAAACAAAAGTCATGGATGTTCATCTTCGGTCCATCTTTGGAAAACTGGGATTGTTGGGCCTGGGCGTCGGTGTGATCACGCAGACCAGCCCCTACCGTGGGTCCGATCGGGTCATCGTTCAGCCCATTCCCGCCATCAGCTACATTGGGGACCGCGTCCAAATTCTTGGGCCCGGTGTGACCTGCGGCCTATTGAAATGGCGCAACGTGGTTGGCTTAGCGGTCACGGGGAATTACCGGCTGGGAGCCTACGATGAAGAAGACAGCCCCGTGCTTGTTGGGTTGGGAGACCGCCAATCCACCGTCATGGCCGGCCTGGCGCTTCAGGCCTTTTTTCCCGGCGGTGTGGACGTTTCCGTTGGCTATGAACATGACCTATTAAACCGGTTTAACGGCGGAAGCGCGGACCTGGGATTGGGAAAATCTTTTCAGCGGGGTCTGTTCACCTTGACGCCTCAGGTGGGCTTGAACTGGATGACCGCCGAACTGGCCGCTTATGAGTTCGGCGTGCCCAACGATAAAGCCCAAGCCGGGCGTCCGGCCTACCAGCCCGGGGCCGTGATGACCGTCAAATACGGGCTTGGGCTTTTCATCGAACTGAAGGGCGCCTGGCGGATCATATTAAGTGGAAATGCCACGCATCTTCCGTCAGAGCTAACGGAGAGCCCCATCGTGGACCAGTCCCAGGTTTTCAGCGGGTTCGCGGCAATCAATCGTTTGTTTTAGATCCACAATGCGGGAACATTTGTGCGCTATGTTTGTTCTATTCATCAGCCGCTGTTGAACCTAGGAGAACCCCATGCCCGTTGAAACGAAAGATCTTTTGTTCAGTGAAATGCCGCTGGGTCCCATTGTCTTAAAAAATCGTTTGGTCATGGCCCCCATGACCCGTTGCCGGGCGGGGGAGAACCATGTGCCCACGTCCTCCACCGCGGTTTATTACGAACAGCGGGCCACGGCCGGGTTGATCGTTTCGGAGGCCACTCAGGTGTCGCCTATGGGGGTGGGGTATCCGAACACGCCGGGGATTTATTCGGCGGAGCAAGTGGCGGGGTGGAAAAAAGTGACGGACGCGGTTCATCACGCGGGGGGACGGATTTTTCTCCAATTGTGGCACGTGGGGCGGGTGTCCCACTCTCTTTGGCTGAACGGCGAACGGCCGGTGTCGTCGTCGGCCGTGGCGGCGCGGGGGGAACTGTATACCCCGGGGGGGATGAAGCCCTACGACACCCCCCGGGCCTTGGATATTTCCGAAATCCCGGGTTTGGTGGAACAATACCGATCGGGAGCCCGGAACGCCTTGGCGGCGGG is a genomic window containing:
- a CDS encoding methyltransferase domain-containing protein, with protein sequence MGGPSLEYVFKNTTDHSESDRLRTIEAIFDPSTRRRILSGGLKQGDCCLEVGAGAGSVMRWLAEQVGPSGHVTAVDINTRFLDKPPVNVAIMEGDVRSVAFEPGSFDLIHARYVLVHIPEYKGVLDSLWKALKPGGALVIEEPDFSVYRGFSGADVQSFHNVHQAILHMYTAKGVDPALGAQLPTLFQSLGAKNLLIENDAPISRGGSAIAEMMNLSAIQLKDKYLATGKVTPLDLEAYGRFTQSPESRAIYYATIGAIGHK
- a CDS encoding DUF1211 domain-containing protein; its protein translation is MNKTRLEAFTDGVMAIIITIMVLEIKVPHGPSFSELGPLIPKFISYVLSFIYVGIYWNNHHHTLQATKSVNGLILWANLHLLFWLSLLPFTSGWIGENHFAKPPMLIYGANLFMAAIAYYLFARALVYHHGPGSPLSNAFGKDIKGKLSLGLYLLGIGLTLLNSWLGFGIYTMVALIWLVPDKRMAQAVQDAHPKTH
- a CDS encoding MipA/OmpV family protein; translated protein: MRIRRSLVFALLAAGVSAAELEVRIDNPPADGAVVLWLFDSPNTFVDLRDPVRIVILPDRGRTPAKIKDLPAGEYAVVVFHDANNNGLMDKNFIGIPREWLGFSNRYWPEGPPTFARAAFVLDANETKVMDVHLRSIFGKLGLLGLGVGVITQTSPYRGSDRVIVQPIPAISYIGDRVQILGPGVTCGLLKWRNVVGLAVTGNYRLGAYDEEDSPVLVGLGDRQSTVMAGLALQAFFPGGVDVSVGYEHDLLNRFNGGSADLGLGKSFQRGLFTLTPQVGLNWMTAELAAYEFGVPNDKAQAGRPAYQPGAVMTVKYGLGLFIELKGAWRIILSGNATHLPSELTESPIVDQSQVFSGFAAINRLF